In Microbacterium sp. SLBN-146, one genomic interval encodes:
- a CDS encoding Lrp/AsnC family transcriptional regulator, whose protein sequence is MSALDHVDLELLAALSTDPRATVVALADRLGLSRNTVQARMARLDRANVFLSYERAISSAALGFPIEAFISAIVRQAELPRITQELSAIPEIVQVHGLSGQIDLLVRVACRDTQHLFDTDARILAIEGVERTETSLVMGEVIGHRVTPLMELARRER, encoded by the coding sequence ATGAGCGCACTCGATCATGTCGACCTCGAGCTTCTCGCCGCCCTGTCGACCGACCCGCGCGCGACGGTGGTCGCGCTCGCCGACCGCCTCGGGCTGTCGCGCAACACCGTCCAGGCACGCATGGCGCGCCTGGATCGGGCCAACGTGTTCCTCTCCTACGAGCGGGCGATCTCGTCCGCGGCGCTCGGGTTCCCCATCGAAGCCTTCATCAGCGCCATCGTGCGTCAAGCAGAACTGCCGAGGATCACGCAGGAGCTTTCCGCGATCCCCGAGATCGTGCAGGTGCACGGCCTCAGCGGTCAGATCGATCTGCTGGTCCGCGTCGCCTGCCGAGACACGCAGCACCTCTTCGACACCGATGCCCGCATCCTCGCGATCGAGGGCGTCGAGCGCACCGAGACATCACTCGTCATGGGTGAGGTCATCGGACACCGGGTCACTCCGCTCATGGAGCTGGCACGACGGGAACGCTAG
- a CDS encoding type B 50S ribosomal protein L31 → MKTDIHPTYKAVVFRDLGSGETFLTRSTVSSDKTIELDGVEYPVIDVEISSASHPFYTGKQRIMDSAGRVEKFNQRFKNFGGK, encoded by the coding sequence ATGAAGACTGACATCCACCCGACCTACAAGGCAGTCGTGTTCCGCGACCTCGGCTCGGGAGAGACGTTCCTCACCCGTTCGACCGTGTCGAGCGACAAGACGATCGAGCTCGATGGCGTCGAGTACCCCGTCATCGACGTCGAGATCTCGTCCGCATCGCACCCGTTCTACACGGGCAAGCAGCGCATCATGGACTCCGCCGGTCGCGTCGAGAAGTTCAACCAGCGCTTCAAGAACTTCGGCGGCAAGTAA
- a CDS encoding alpha-ketoacid dehydrogenase subunit beta: MTQLTMAKALNEGLRRALADDPKTLIMGEDIGKLGGVFRITDGLQSEFGAQRVVDTPLAESGIVGTAVGLAFRGYRPIVEIQFDGFVYPSFDQIVCQVAKLHYRTRGNVKMPITIRIPWAGGVGAAEHHSESPEAYFVHTAGLRVVAVSNPQDAYVMLRQAVASDDPVVFFEPKRLYHSKGEVDLGLELADAPPMGVARVAREGRDVTLLTYGAQVPIALDAATAAEDDGVSIEVIDLRSLSPVDYRTITASVRKTGRVVVTHEAAREAGVAAELIASVTERCFNYLEAAPARVTGHDIPYPPAKLEKHHVPDLDRILDAVDRVIDRPNSMSGVQL; encoded by the coding sequence ATGACGCAGCTCACCATGGCGAAGGCCCTCAACGAAGGGCTCCGCCGCGCCCTCGCGGACGACCCGAAGACGCTCATCATGGGCGAAGACATCGGGAAGCTCGGCGGTGTCTTCCGCATCACCGATGGGCTCCAGTCCGAGTTCGGGGCGCAGCGCGTCGTCGACACGCCGCTCGCCGAGTCCGGCATCGTGGGGACGGCCGTGGGCCTCGCGTTCCGCGGCTACCGTCCGATCGTCGAGATCCAGTTCGACGGCTTCGTCTACCCGTCGTTCGACCAGATCGTGTGCCAGGTGGCCAAGCTCCACTACCGCACCCGCGGCAACGTCAAGATGCCCATCACGATCCGTATCCCGTGGGCGGGCGGCGTGGGTGCGGCAGAGCACCACTCGGAGTCTCCCGAGGCGTACTTCGTGCACACGGCGGGTCTGCGTGTCGTCGCCGTCTCGAACCCCCAGGACGCCTACGTCATGCTCCGCCAGGCGGTCGCTTCGGACGACCCCGTCGTCTTCTTCGAGCCCAAGCGCCTCTATCACTCCAAGGGCGAGGTCGATCTGGGTCTCGAGCTGGCTGACGCGCCACCGATGGGCGTCGCGCGCGTCGCACGCGAGGGCCGTGACGTGACGCTCCTCACCTACGGTGCGCAGGTTCCCATCGCCCTCGATGCTGCGACGGCGGCGGAGGACGACGGCGTCTCGATCGAGGTCATCGATCTGCGGTCGCTGTCTCCCGTGGACTATCGGACCATCACAGCATCCGTTCGCAAGACGGGTCGCGTCGTCGTGACGCACGAGGCGGCTCGAGAAGCAGGCGTCGCCGCGGAACTGATCGCGAGCGTCACCGAGCGATGCTTCAACTACCTCGAGGCTGCCCCCGCGCGGGTCACAGGCCACGACATCCCGTATCCGCCCGCCAAGCTCGAAAAGCACCACGTGCCGGACCTCGATCGGATCCTCGATGCCGTCGACCGTGTCATCGACCGCCCCAACAGCATGAGCGGAGTCCAGCTGTGA
- the pdhA gene encoding pyruvate dehydrogenase (acetyl-transferring) E1 component subunit alpha, with protein MTMTHTLTPTPDLHTDIDDVARLIASDGTRVHDAELGRWVADVDPAFLRSLYRDMALVRRVDTEGVALQRQGQLGLWAPCQGQEAAQVGTARAFRADDFVFPSYREIGVNLVRGAKPQDFVLAWRGEQHSTYNPYDINTATPQIIIGAQALHAVGYAMGIQRDGTDQVAAAYFGDGATSQGDVNEAMVFASSFRAPAVFMCTNNQWAISEPVTVQAKFPIAGRAPGFGIPSMRVDGNDVLACLAAMRWAVDNARKGNGPAFIEAVTYRMGPHTTSDDPTRYRDKEEVERWRLRDPLARIEALLRTEGEFDDEFAARVGADADEFGAAVRAAALGAVTRPAIEMLDDVYAEPHSGLEEQRSWFASYLDGFAGEEVAR; from the coding sequence ATGACGATGACGCACACCCTGACCCCGACGCCCGATCTCCACACGGACATCGACGACGTCGCCCGACTGATCGCGAGTGACGGCACCCGGGTGCACGATGCCGAGCTCGGCCGCTGGGTCGCCGACGTCGATCCCGCATTCTTGCGCAGCCTCTACCGCGACATGGCTCTCGTACGCCGCGTCGACACCGAGGGTGTGGCCCTGCAGCGTCAGGGCCAGCTCGGACTGTGGGCTCCCTGCCAGGGGCAGGAGGCGGCGCAGGTGGGAACCGCCCGCGCCTTCCGTGCCGACGATTTCGTCTTTCCGAGCTACCGCGAGATCGGCGTGAACCTCGTCCGTGGCGCGAAGCCGCAGGACTTCGTCCTCGCGTGGCGCGGAGAACAGCACTCGACGTACAACCCCTACGACATCAACACGGCGACGCCCCAGATCATCATCGGAGCGCAGGCGCTCCACGCCGTCGGCTATGCCATGGGTATCCAGCGCGACGGCACGGATCAGGTAGCCGCGGCCTACTTCGGCGACGGAGCCACGAGCCAAGGGGACGTCAACGAGGCGATGGTGTTCGCCTCGTCCTTCCGTGCACCCGCCGTCTTCATGTGCACGAACAACCAGTGGGCGATCTCCGAGCCCGTCACGGTCCAGGCCAAGTTCCCCATCGCTGGCCGCGCACCGGGGTTCGGCATCCCGAGCATGCGGGTAGACGGAAACGACGTGCTCGCGTGCCTCGCCGCGATGCGCTGGGCCGTCGACAACGCGCGAAAGGGGAACGGGCCGGCCTTCATCGAAGCCGTCACGTACCGCATGGGACCCCACACGACCTCCGACGACCCCACGCGCTACCGCGACAAGGAGGAAGTGGAGCGGTGGCGGCTTCGCGATCCGCTCGCGCGCATCGAAGCGCTCCTGCGCACTGAGGGCGAGTTCGACGACGAGTTCGCCGCCCGGGTCGGCGCGGATGCCGACGAGTTCGGTGCCGCCGTCCGCGCCGCTGCGCTCGGAGCAGTCACGCGTCCGGCCATCGAGATGCTCGACGATGTGTATGCGGAACCTCATTCCGGTCTCGAGGAGCAGCGCTCGTGGTTCGCGTCCTACCTCGACGGCTTCGCGGGCGAGGAGGTCGCGCGATGA
- the glgA gene encoding glycogen synthase, producing MRVDIVTKEYPPEIYGGAGVHVAELVKALRASIDVEVRAFGAEREEPGTTSYGVPVELSAANAALQTLGTDLEIVSDVAGADVVHSHTWYANFAGHLASLLHGIPHIVTAHSLEPLRPWKAEQLGGGYAVSSFIERTAYEAAAAVIAVSGGMRDDILRSYPALDPSRVHVIYNGIDVDAWKPVDDPELLARLGVDASRPSVVFVGRITRQKGLPYFLRAAERLPDDVQVILCAGAPDTPQIMAEVEGLVARLQETRDGVVWIDRMLSRHELCTILSAATTFVCPSVYEPLGIVNLEAMACGAAVVGTATGGIPEVVVDGVTGRLVPIEQVQDGTGTPTDPERFVADLARVLTEVVSDPEQAKRFGRAGRERAASSFSWGSIARQTEALYAEVASASR from the coding sequence ATGCGCGTCGACATCGTCACGAAGGAGTACCCACCGGAGATCTACGGCGGAGCGGGGGTGCACGTCGCGGAGCTCGTGAAAGCGCTGCGCGCGAGCATCGACGTCGAGGTGCGCGCCTTCGGGGCGGAGCGCGAGGAGCCCGGAACGACGTCGTACGGCGTGCCTGTCGAGCTCTCGGCGGCCAACGCCGCTCTCCAGACGCTGGGAACGGACCTCGAGATCGTGTCGGACGTCGCCGGCGCCGACGTCGTCCACAGCCACACCTGGTACGCGAACTTCGCCGGTCACCTGGCCTCGCTCCTCCACGGCATCCCGCACATCGTCACGGCGCACTCGCTCGAGCCCCTGCGGCCGTGGAAGGCCGAGCAGCTGGGCGGCGGGTACGCGGTCTCGAGCTTCATCGAACGGACCGCGTACGAGGCGGCGGCAGCCGTCATCGCCGTGAGCGGAGGCATGCGCGACGACATCCTCCGCAGCTATCCGGCGCTCGACCCTTCGCGCGTTCACGTCATCTACAACGGCATCGACGTCGACGCCTGGAAGCCCGTGGACGACCCCGAGCTGCTCGCGCGGCTGGGCGTCGACGCGTCGCGTCCCTCGGTCGTCTTCGTCGGCCGCATCACGCGGCAGAAGGGTCTTCCCTACTTCCTGCGAGCAGCGGAGCGCCTTCCCGACGACGTCCAGGTCATCCTGTGCGCGGGAGCACCCGACACCCCGCAGATCATGGCCGAAGTCGAGGGTCTCGTTGCGCGTCTGCAGGAGACGCGCGATGGCGTGGTCTGGATCGATCGGATGCTGTCGCGGCACGAGCTGTGCACGATCCTCAGCGCTGCGACGACCTTCGTGTGCCCCTCCGTGTACGAGCCTCTCGGCATTGTGAACCTCGAGGCGATGGCGTGCGGTGCGGCCGTCGTCGGTACCGCGACGGGCGGCATCCCCGAGGTCGTCGTCGACGGCGTGACAGGACGCCTCGTCCCCATCGAGCAGGTGCAGGACGGGACGGGAACGCCCACCGACCCCGAGCGGTTCGTCGCGGATCTCGCGCGGGTGCTGACGGAAGTGGTGAGCGACCCCGAGCAGGCGAAGCGGTTCGGACGTGCCGGCCGCGAGCGCGCGGCATCGTCGTTCAGCTGGGGGAGTATCGCGCGACAGACCGAGGCGCTGTACGCGGAGGTCGCGTCCGCGTCCCGATAG
- a CDS encoding ETX/MTX2 family pore-forming toxin: MGVYDLWVKPDNGVFDAIGKTGTLTFKNVKSTTPYTWKANDWNKFTVTLPPGLVFQAGAERTAALCDGGPFRMECSMSSDRRVLTAKATNGGGTQTLQIAPHLTALRVVVAGPVEGNATVSFDKHAYSGTAPCATAPVPAGTATTFDIASVMTSGNPGLRIDTRDIKLSLDSFTSANTRVSAINELILYESTKLKNFSKTQTQTLTTPSFSQTLLSAYTLTNTHSVTSGVEVSASAKAGIVFANFETTSKLSFNYQFGNQQSWTTSEARAVNISAQNITLPPGYVGFVKATAFSAKLESDVTAYGEFEGSVRVANCDGSNARTMSVASLLANAKKSLPSWVSADGTVKTTQHVKANGFFESEVENLDRPMTAAELKSQTLSPTIAFPVSKRSTKPLG; encoded by the coding sequence GTGGGAGTGTACGACCTGTGGGTCAAGCCCGACAACGGCGTCTTCGACGCCATCGGCAAGACCGGGACGCTGACGTTCAAGAACGTGAAATCCACGACGCCCTACACCTGGAAGGCGAACGACTGGAACAAGTTCACCGTGACGCTTCCCCCTGGCCTGGTATTCCAGGCGGGAGCGGAGCGCACGGCTGCGCTCTGCGACGGCGGTCCTTTCCGGATGGAGTGTTCGATGTCCTCCGATCGACGCGTGCTGACCGCGAAGGCGACGAACGGAGGAGGGACTCAGACGCTGCAGATCGCCCCCCACCTCACCGCACTCCGCGTTGTCGTCGCCGGCCCCGTCGAGGGCAACGCCACTGTGTCCTTCGACAAGCACGCGTACTCGGGAACCGCCCCATGTGCGACCGCGCCTGTGCCAGCGGGGACGGCGACCACCTTCGACATCGCTTCGGTGATGACGTCGGGAAACCCCGGACTCCGTATCGACACCCGTGACATCAAGCTGAGCCTGGACAGCTTCACGTCGGCCAACACCCGGGTGTCGGCCATCAATGAGCTGATCTTGTACGAGTCGACGAAGCTGAAGAACTTCAGCAAGACACAGACGCAGACGCTGACGACTCCTTCTTTCTCGCAAACGCTCCTGAGCGCGTATACGCTCACGAACACGCACAGCGTGACAAGCGGAGTGGAGGTGTCCGCATCGGCGAAGGCGGGCATCGTCTTCGCCAACTTCGAGACGACGTCGAAGCTGAGCTTCAATTACCAGTTCGGCAATCAGCAGTCGTGGACGACGTCCGAGGCGAGGGCCGTCAACATCTCGGCTCAGAACATCACCCTTCCGCCTGGTTACGTGGGTTTCGTGAAGGCGACGGCGTTCTCTGCCAAGCTCGAGTCCGATGTCACCGCGTACGGTGAGTTCGAAGGTTCGGTCAGAGTGGCGAACTGCGACGGTTCGAACGCTCGCACGATGTCGGTGGCATCTCTGTTGGCGAACGCGAAGAAGTCCCTTCCTTCGTGGGTGTCGGCGGATGGAACGGTCAAGACGACGCAGCATGTCAAGGCCAACGGGTTCTTCGAGTCGGAGGTCGAGAACTTGGATCGACCGATGACGGCCGCAGAGCTCAAGTCGCAGACGCTCTCACCCACGATCGCGTTCCCCGTGAGCAAGCGATCCACCAAGCCGCTCGGGTGA
- a CDS encoding DMT family transporter → MTTPTAPIVIDGPPAHRRVSTAGLAMAVVSALAFSSSGPFIKPLLEAGWSVGAALIVRIGLAGLILSPALFLAMRRQRGFLRRHWPLIVGFGLTAVAGCQLFFFSAMQRMPVAVALLIQYLAPVMLVALAWIRTRRAPSRLVLLGSGVAVLGLVLVVDISGAGFDLLGTLFALAAAVCVMAYFLISERAGDQLPPLALAAGGLLTGAVFMGMLLIVGILPFHAPAVTVVLAGAEVPWFVPLLWVAGIATTLGYAFGVVAVPRIGSRVASFVGLSEVLFALGFAWLFLAEVPAPVQFVGGALILVGVILVRADASSSGNPRGEAASVPVVPAP, encoded by the coding sequence ATGACCACTCCCACGGCACCGATCGTGATCGACGGCCCACCCGCACATCGACGCGTGAGTACCGCGGGGCTCGCGATGGCCGTCGTCTCGGCCCTCGCCTTCTCCTCCAGCGGTCCGTTCATCAAGCCGCTCCTCGAGGCGGGGTGGTCCGTCGGCGCGGCGCTCATCGTGCGCATCGGACTCGCGGGCCTCATCCTCTCGCCGGCCCTGTTCCTCGCGATGCGTCGCCAGCGCGGATTCCTGCGGCGGCACTGGCCGCTCATCGTCGGGTTCGGTCTGACGGCCGTCGCGGGATGCCAGCTGTTCTTCTTCTCGGCGATGCAGCGGATGCCGGTTGCTGTCGCCCTCCTCATCCAGTACCTCGCTCCCGTCATGCTCGTCGCACTCGCCTGGATCCGCACGAGACGCGCGCCGTCGCGGCTCGTGCTGCTGGGCTCGGGTGTCGCCGTCCTCGGGCTCGTGCTCGTGGTGGACATCTCCGGTGCGGGCTTCGATCTGCTGGGCACCCTGTTCGCCCTCGCCGCCGCCGTGTGCGTCATGGCCTACTTCCTCATCTCGGAGCGCGCGGGCGATCAGCTGCCGCCGCTCGCGCTCGCAGCGGGCGGGCTGCTCACGGGGGCGGTGTTCATGGGCATGCTCCTGATCGTCGGCATCCTCCCCTTCCACGCGCCGGCCGTCACGGTCGTGCTCGCGGGCGCAGAGGTCCCCTGGTTCGTTCCGCTTCTGTGGGTCGCGGGCATCGCCACGACGCTCGGCTACGCCTTCGGCGTCGTCGCCGTACCCAGGATCGGCTCCCGCGTCGCGTCGTTCGTCGGGTTGTCCGAAGTCCTCTTCGCCCTCGGGTTCGCATGGCTGTTCCTCGCGGAGGTCCCAGCGCCGGTGCAGTTCGTCGGCGGAGCACTCATCCTCGTCGGCGTCATCCTCGTGCGTGCGGATGCCTCGTCTTCGGGAAACCCGCGAGGAGAAGCCGCTAGCGTTCCCGTCGTGCCAGCTCCATGA
- a CDS encoding alpha/beta fold hydrolase, producing the protein MLAANPYATLLDAIPVERHEVEVEGGRTAYWVYGPRDADTTIVAVHGFRGEHHGLEPVVAHLPGIRIISPDLPGFGETPPLPGRTHDLSAYADWLIGFVGAVAPGAVMLGHSFGSIVVSAAVAGGLETPRVILVNPIGAPALEGPRGILTRLAVFYYWAGAKLPAPLGDALLRNGVIVRVMSATMAKTKDPDLRRFVHDQHDTYFSRFADRDVLHDAFVTSVSHDVREFAPRIAVPTLLVAAERDDITPIEAERELATLFASAELVEIDDVGHLIHYETPAPAAAAIRRFLAPSADDTR; encoded by the coding sequence ATGCTGGCGGCGAACCCCTACGCGACGTTGCTCGACGCGATTCCCGTCGAGCGCCACGAGGTCGAGGTCGAGGGCGGGCGCACGGCGTACTGGGTCTACGGACCGCGCGATGCCGACACGACGATCGTCGCGGTCCACGGTTTCCGCGGCGAGCATCACGGGCTCGAGCCCGTCGTCGCGCACCTGCCCGGCATCCGGATCATCTCTCCCGACCTCCCCGGCTTCGGCGAGACGCCGCCTCTCCCCGGTCGGACCCACGACCTCTCGGCCTACGCGGACTGGCTCATCGGATTCGTCGGCGCAGTTGCGCCGGGCGCGGTCATGCTCGGGCACTCCTTCGGGTCGATCGTCGTGTCTGCCGCCGTGGCAGGGGGGTTGGAGACGCCCCGCGTCATTCTCGTCAACCCGATCGGCGCTCCCGCGCTGGAGGGCCCCCGGGGCATCCTCACCCGACTCGCCGTCTTCTACTACTGGGCGGGCGCGAAGCTACCGGCCCCCCTGGGGGATGCGCTCCTGCGGAACGGCGTCATCGTGCGGGTCATGAGCGCCACGATGGCGAAGACGAAAGATCCCGACCTGCGACGCTTCGTGCACGATCAGCACGACACGTACTTCTCCCGCTTCGCCGATCGCGACGTCCTCCATGATGCGTTCGTCACGAGCGTCTCCCACGACGTCCGCGAGTTCGCGCCTCGAATCGCAGTGCCGACGCTCCTCGTCGCCGCCGAGCGCGACGACATCACGCCCATCGAAGCCGAGCGAGAACTCGCGACGCTCTTCGCTTCCGCGGAACTCGTCGAGATCGACGACGTGGGGCACCTGATTCACTACGAGACGCCGGCACCGGCGGCCGCGGCGATCAGACGCTTTCTCGCGCCTTCCGCTGACGATACGCGTTGA
- a CDS encoding CGNR zinc finger domain-containing protein — MVFIRDTQQSLVAAAYLVNTLPGFDDEDALTTLEDFEAYLDVNPYTGTIRRDSDELHAVRAIRGRLRELWEVDREGAVPLVNQMLHDAKALPRLVKHDGYDWHIHATSDDDPLAMRILAEAAMAFTEIIRADEYGRVRICSADDCTSVYIDYSRNGSKRYCDTGNCGNRMNVNAYRQRKARESV, encoded by the coding sequence ATGGTCTTCATTCGTGACACGCAACAGTCGCTCGTCGCGGCCGCCTACCTCGTGAACACCCTGCCGGGATTCGACGACGAGGACGCGCTCACGACCCTCGAGGACTTCGAGGCCTACCTCGACGTGAACCCGTACACGGGCACGATCCGCCGCGACAGCGACGAGCTCCACGCGGTCCGCGCGATCCGCGGCCGACTGCGCGAACTGTGGGAAGTCGATCGCGAGGGAGCGGTCCCCCTCGTCAATCAGATGCTCCACGACGCCAAGGCGCTCCCCCGGCTCGTCAAGCACGACGGCTACGACTGGCACATCCATGCGACCTCTGACGACGACCCGCTCGCGATGAGGATCCTCGCCGAAGCAGCGATGGCGTTTACCGAGATCATCCGCGCCGACGAGTACGGTCGCGTGCGCATCTGCTCGGCCGATGACTGCACCTCGGTCTACATCGACTACTCGCGCAACGGCTCGAAGCGCTACTGCGATACCGGCAACTGCGGCAATCGGATGAACGTCAACGCGTATCGTCAGCGGAAGGCGCGAGAAAGCGTCTGA
- a CDS encoding ABC transporter ATP-binding protein: MAQVLEFSDVVVRRNARDIVDHLDWSVEDDQRWVVLGPNGAGKTTILQLADTLLHPTSGIVTILEERLGRTDVFELRPRIGFASSAMARRVPPEETVLDVVLTAAYSVVGRWREDYEDIDERRALRVLAEWKLDHLADRTFGTLSDGEQKRVQIARAVMTDPELLLLDEPTASLDLGAREELLVLLSGYAKAPTTPAMIMVTHHVEEIPVGFTHVLLLREGRAVASGPIRETLTADALTEAFGVPIVLTEDDGRYAARAASGS; the protein is encoded by the coding sequence ATGGCCCAGGTGCTCGAGTTCTCCGACGTCGTCGTCCGCAGGAACGCCCGAGACATCGTCGACCACCTCGATTGGTCGGTCGAGGACGACCAGCGGTGGGTCGTGCTCGGCCCGAATGGTGCAGGCAAGACGACGATCCTCCAGCTCGCTGACACGCTGCTGCATCCGACGTCGGGGATCGTGACGATCCTGGAAGAGCGACTCGGCCGCACCGACGTCTTCGAGCTGCGGCCCCGCATCGGGTTCGCCTCGTCGGCGATGGCCCGCCGAGTCCCGCCCGAGGAGACCGTCCTCGATGTCGTGCTGACGGCGGCCTACTCGGTGGTCGGCCGCTGGCGCGAAGACTACGAAGACATCGACGAACGCCGTGCGCTGCGGGTCCTGGCCGAGTGGAAGCTCGATCACCTGGCCGATCGCACGTTCGGGACGCTCAGCGACGGCGAGCAGAAGCGCGTGCAGATCGCGCGAGCCGTCATGACCGACCCCGAGCTGCTGCTCCTCGACGAGCCGACGGCGAGTCTCGATCTCGGGGCTCGCGAAGAACTCCTCGTGCTGTTGAGCGGCTATGCGAAGGCTCCGACCACGCCCGCCATGATCATGGTGACGCACCACGTCGAGGAGATCCCCGTCGGCTTCACGCACGTCCTGCTTCTGCGTGAAGGTCGCGCCGTGGCATCCGGTCCGATCCGTGAGACTCTCACCGCCGACGCGCTTACCGAAGCGTTCGGTGTGCCGATCGTCCTGACCGAGGACGACGGGCGCTACGCCGCCCGCGCTGCGTCGGGTTCGTGA
- a CDS encoding dihydrolipoamide acetyltransferase family protein, whose translation MNQDFRLPDLGEGLPEAEIVQWLVAEGDSVTLNQTIAEVETAKAIVELPSPHAGTVRTLHAAAGDVVEVGSVLISFELEGGADASPPDAAANAAEDEGAEPATAQPNLVGYGAAPRTSGRPQRRARVAASASSRADTAVLEAAPHDAVHDAVHTTDVDDRLRERPRSTPPVRMLAKQLGVDLALVEASGAQGIISRADVEAYAARVGAAPIAPVTAEATTDEFRAVSEPTARTTRTPIRGVRKHTAEAMVRSAFTAPHVTTFLTVDVTATTELLASFKADRALQDHRIGILAVAAKAVCLGLARHPELNSKWDADAGEIVAHHYVNLGIAAATGRGLVVPHIPDAQDLTLVELADEIRTLAETARAGKTAPAAMMGGTFSITNVGVFGVDAGTPIINPGEAGILALGAVRRQPWEHRGEIALRDVMTLALSFDHRLVDGEQGSRFLVTVADVLREPGRAMLLR comes from the coding sequence GTGAACCAGGACTTCCGACTTCCCGATCTCGGCGAAGGACTGCCCGAGGCCGAGATCGTCCAATGGCTCGTCGCGGAAGGCGACAGCGTGACGCTCAACCAGACGATCGCCGAGGTCGAGACGGCCAAAGCGATCGTCGAACTCCCGTCGCCTCATGCAGGGACGGTGCGGACCCTGCACGCCGCGGCCGGGGATGTCGTCGAGGTGGGTTCCGTGCTCATCTCGTTCGAGCTCGAGGGGGGCGCTGACGCTTCGCCGCCGGATGCCGCGGCGAACGCTGCCGAGGACGAGGGTGCCGAGCCCGCGACTGCTCAGCCCAATCTCGTCGGTTACGGCGCCGCGCCGCGGACGTCCGGTCGTCCACAGCGCCGCGCGCGCGTCGCCGCATCCGCTTCGTCCCGTGCGGACACTGCCGTTCTCGAGGCGGCGCCGCACGATGCCGTGCACGACGCCGTTCACACCACCGATGTCGACGATCGGTTGAGGGAACGTCCGCGCTCGACGCCGCCTGTCCGCATGCTCGCGAAGCAGCTCGGCGTGGACCTGGCCCTGGTCGAAGCCTCGGGCGCTCAGGGGATCATCTCGCGTGCCGATGTCGAAGCCTATGCGGCTCGCGTCGGTGCGGCTCCGATCGCTCCCGTGACCGCGGAAGCGACGACCGATGAGTTCCGTGCGGTGTCGGAGCCGACGGCGCGCACGACGCGGACGCCGATTCGTGGCGTCCGCAAGCACACGGCCGAGGCGATGGTGCGGAGCGCCTTCACGGCGCCGCACGTCACGACCTTCCTCACGGTCGACGTGACGGCGACGACCGAGCTCCTCGCATCGTTCAAGGCCGATCGTGCTCTGCAGGATCACCGCATCGGCATCCTCGCGGTCGCGGCGAAGGCCGTGTGCCTCGGCCTCGCGCGGCATCCGGAACTGAACTCGAAGTGGGATGCGGATGCCGGTGAGATCGTCGCCCACCACTACGTCAACCTCGGCATCGCCGCCGCGACGGGCCGTGGCCTGGTCGTCCCGCACATCCCCGATGCGCAGGACCTGACCCTCGTCGAGCTCGCCGACGAGATCCGCACCCTCGCCGAAACGGCGCGCGCGGGCAAGACCGCGCCGGCCGCGATGATGGGTGGGACGTTCTCGATCACGAACGTCGGCGTCTTCGGAGTCGATGCGGGGACACCGATCATCAATCCGGGTGAGGCGGGGATTCTCGCGCTCGGCGCCGTCCGGCGTCAGCCGTGGGAGCACCGGGGCGAGATCGCGCTGCGCGACGTCATGACGCTCGCACTGTCGTTCGACCACCGTCTCGTGGATGGAGAACAAGGCTCCAGGTTCCTCGTGACCGTGGCGGATGTCCTCCGCGAGCCCGGTCGAGCGATGCTCCTGAGGTAG